The window GTTCCGAACAGACCGGATGCGGCCGGAGTTCTTCGCCCTGCTGACGCAGACGGGCTTCTTCCGACGGGCGCTGCAGCGGATCTGGCGAGGGACCGGGACGGTCACAGTGCCGCAGCGCCTGCTGCGGGAGCTTCCGGTCCCGGTCCCTCCGCTCTCCGCGCAGGAGCCTTTCGCGGCGGCGTATCGCGACCTTCACCGGCGCGCCCGGGAGGGCCACATGCGCATTGAGGAGTTGGGAAGACAGGTGCTCCAGCTGGAGCACCTGTTTGAAGGCCGGGGGTTATAAGCCGAAATGAATTTCGGCCTACCACATCAGGGGAGCCATGACGGTAGTGTCCCCAACCTGGGCGGAAGTGGATCTGGAGGCCATTGCGGCGAACACGCGGGCGGTGAAGCGCTGGGTGGGGGATCGGGTGGAGGTGATCGCGGTGGTGAAGGCCAACGCCTATGGCCACGGCGCCGTCCCGGTCGCCCGGGCCGCCCTCTCCGCCGGCGCCTCCCGCCTGGCCGTCCACCGGATCGCGGAAGGGATCGCCCTGCGCCGGGCCGGCATCGAGGCCCCCATCCTGGTGATGGCCCCGCTGCTCCCGGAGGAAGCGCCGGAGGTCGTCCGCTGGGGGTTGACTCCCACGCTCTCCACACCGGAGGCCGCCCAGGCCCTCAGCGCGGCCGCCCGCGCCGCCGGGCGCATCCTCCCCGTCCACGTCGAAGTGGACACCGGGATGGGGCGGGCCGGGTTGCTGCCCGCCGAGGTGCTGCCCTTCCTGCGCGCGCTCCAGGGGATGGAGGGCCTTTCGCTCGAGGGGCTCTACACCCACTTCGCCACCGCGGACGAAAGCGACCCCTCGTTCGCCATGCGCCAGCTGCGCCGCTTCGAGGAGGTGATCGGGACCCTGGAGGCGGCGGGGATCCGGATCCCGCTCCGCCACGCCGCCAACAGCGCGGCGACGATGCGCTTCCGCGCCACGCACTTTGAGGCGGTGCGCCCCGGCCTCGCTCTCTACGGGATGCGCCCCTCTCCGGAGTGGGAACCCCCCTTCCCCTTGCGCCCCGCCCTGACCCTCAAAAGCCGGGTGATCCGGGTGTGGACCCTGGCGCCCGGAGAATCGGTGGGCTACGGACGGACGTTCGTCGCGCACCGGGAAGCCCGCATGGCGCTGGTCCCCATCGGCTACGGCGACGGCTACCTGCGCGCGCTCTCCAACCGCGGGGCCGTCCTCATCCGGGGGCAACGCGCCCCGATCCGCGGCCGGGTGAGCATGGACCAGATCGTGGTGGAGGTGACCGGGATCCCCGAGGTGCGCGTGGGGGATGAGGTGGTGATCCTCGGACGACAGGGGAGCGAGGAGATCCGGGCGGAGGATCTGGCGGAATGGGCGGGCACGATCAACTATGAGATCACGACCCTGATCTCCCCTCGCGTCCCT is drawn from Thermoflexus hugenholtzii and contains these coding sequences:
- the alr gene encoding alanine racemase, whose protein sequence is MTVVSPTWAEVDLEAIAANTRAVKRWVGDRVEVIAVVKANAYGHGAVPVARAALSAGASRLAVHRIAEGIALRRAGIEAPILVMAPLLPEEAPEVVRWGLTPTLSTPEAAQALSAAARAAGRILPVHVEVDTGMGRAGLLPAEVLPFLRALQGMEGLSLEGLYTHFATADESDPSFAMRQLRRFEEVIGTLEAAGIRIPLRHAANSAATMRFRATHFEAVRPGLALYGMRPSPEWEPPFPLRPALTLKSRVIRVWTLAPGESVGYGRTFVAHREARMALVPIGYGDGYLRALSNRGAVLIRGQRAPIRGRVSMDQIVVEVTGIPEVRVGDEVVILGRQGSEEIRAEDLAEWAGTINYEITTLISPRVPRLYRSGETLATEGAPAEAAPSPFAIP